In Desulfovibrio desulfuricans DSM 642, a single window of DNA contains:
- a CDS encoding ABC transporter substrate-binding protein: MKRIRSLFLAIFCICLCAGSALAAQTNLTFYFPVSVGGPITKIVEGMTQEFMKENPDIKITPVYSGNYRDTITKALTAQRGGEPPHVAVLLSTDMFTLIDENAIVSYDEIVGKDNMAFTKDYFPGFMRNSQTEGKTWGIPFQRSTIVMYWNKEMFKEAGLDPEKGPATWQELVEMGKKLTKKDESGKVSQWGVAIPSTGYAYWMLQALAITNGVELMNDAGNKVFFDNPKNIEALQFLTDLAYKYEVSPKGTIDWSTTPRDFFERKTAIMWTTTGNLTNVRTNAKFPFGVGMLPANARLGSPTGGGNFYIFKNSTPEERKAAVRFVQWMTTAERAAQWGIDTGYVAVRPDAWKTERMETYVKGFPYAAVARDQLAHAVPELSTHENQRVTKALDDAIQAAVNGSKKPDAALKDAQREADRILRRYQK; this comes from the coding sequence ATGAAACGTATTCGCTCGTTGTTTTTGGCAATCTTCTGTATCTGCCTGTGCGCTGGCAGCGCGCTGGCGGCTCAGACCAACCTTACATTTTACTTTCCCGTGTCCGTGGGCGGGCCCATCACCAAAATCGTGGAGGGCATGACCCAGGAATTCATGAAAGAAAACCCCGACATCAAGATTACGCCTGTGTATTCGGGCAATTATCGCGATACGATCACCAAGGCCCTTACCGCCCAGCGCGGGGGCGAGCCGCCGCATGTGGCTGTGCTGCTCTCTACCGATATGTTCACTCTCATTGATGAAAACGCCATCGTTTCCTACGATGAAATTGTCGGCAAGGACAACATGGCCTTTACCAAGGATTACTTTCCCGGCTTCATGCGCAACAGTCAGACCGAAGGCAAAACCTGGGGTATTCCCTTCCAGCGCTCTACCATCGTGATGTACTGGAACAAGGAAATGTTCAAGGAAGCAGGCCTCGACCCTGAAAAAGGCCCCGCCACCTGGCAGGAACTGGTAGAAATGGGCAAAAAACTCACCAAGAAGGACGAATCCGGCAAGGTCAGCCAGTGGGGCGTTGCCATTCCCAGCACCGGCTATGCCTACTGGATGCTTCAGGCCCTTGCCATCACCAACGGCGTTGAGCTGATGAACGATGCGGGCAACAAGGTCTTCTTTGACAATCCTAAAAATATCGAAGCCCTCCAGTTCCTCACCGATCTGGCCTACAAGTACGAAGTGTCGCCCAAGGGCACCATTGACTGGTCCACCACGCCCCGCGATTTCTTTGAGCGCAAAACCGCCATCATGTGGACCACCACCGGCAACCTCACCAACGTGCGCACCAACGCCAAGTTCCCCTTCGGCGTGGGCATGCTGCCCGCCAATGCCCGCCTTGGCTCGCCCACCGGCGGCGGCAACTTCTACATTTTCAAAAATTCAACGCCTGAAGAACGCAAGGCTGCTGTCAGGTTTGTCCAGTGGATGACCACTGCCGAGCGCGCCGCCCAGTGGGGCATTGATACCGGCTATGTGGCTGTGCGCCCCGATGCCTGGAAGACCGAACGCATGGAAACCTACGTGAAGGGCTTTCCCTATGCCGCCGTGGCCCGCGATCAGCTGGCCCACGCCGTGCCCGAGCTTTCCACCCACGAGAACCAGCGCGTGACCAAGGCTCTGGACGATGCCATTCAGGCCGCTGTTAACGGCTCCAAAAAGCCTGACGCCGCCCTCAAGGATGCCCAGCGCGAAGCTGACCGCATTCTGCGCCGCTACCAGAAGTAA
- a CDS encoding carbohydrate ABC transporter permease: MNEQRNMYDSRGFSRVLDTTAAWMLAILWALPLFYAIWTAFHPAEFSTRFSLTAPLTLENFANAWKAAPFARYFVNTIMLVTLTTGMQLVLCTLAAYAFARYDFKGKGIAFALILMQLMIMPDVLVVENYSTMSKIGVLDSTLAISLPYMASAFGIFLLRQTFKSVPKELEEAAAVEGANTLQVLWHVYVPLAKPTYAAYALVSISTHWNNFLWPLIVSNSVNSRPLTVGLQIFSATEQGVDWTIITAATLMTSGPLLVAFLLFQRQFVQSFMRAGIK; encoded by the coding sequence ATGAACGAACAGCGCAATATGTACGACAGCCGTGGATTTTCGCGCGTGCTGGACACCACCGCCGCATGGATGCTTGCCATTCTGTGGGCCTTGCCGCTTTTTTACGCCATCTGGACTGCCTTTCACCCGGCGGAGTTTTCTACCAGGTTCAGCCTGACTGCGCCGCTGACGCTTGAAAATTTCGCCAATGCCTGGAAGGCCGCGCCCTTTGCCCGTTATTTCGTCAACACCATCATGCTGGTCACGCTGACCACAGGCATGCAGCTTGTGCTCTGCACTCTGGCGGCCTACGCCTTTGCCCGCTACGACTTCAAGGGCAAGGGCATTGCCTTTGCGCTTATTCTCATGCAGCTCATGATCATGCCCGATGTGCTGGTGGTGGAAAACTACTCCACCATGTCCAAGATCGGCGTGCTTGATTCCACCCTTGCCATCAGCCTGCCCTACATGGCCTCGGCCTTTGGCATTTTTCTGCTGCGCCAGACCTTCAAGAGCGTTCCGAAAGAACTGGAGGAAGCCGCCGCTGTGGAAGGGGCCAACACCCTGCAAGTGCTCTGGCATGTGTACGTGCCGTTGGCCAAGCCCACCTACGCGGCCTACGCGCTGGTCTCCATCAGTACGCACTGGAACAACTTTCTCTGGCCGCTCATTGTGAGCAACTCCGTCAATTCGCGCCCGCTGACCGTTGGCTTGCAGATATTCTCGGCTACGGAACAGGGCGTGGACTGGACAATCATCACCGCTGCCACGCTTATGACCTCCGGCCCGCTGCTGGTGGCCTTTCTGCTGTTCCAGCGGCAGTTTGTGCAGTCGTTCATGCGGGCGGGCATCAAGTAG
- a CDS encoding carbohydrate ABC transporter permease: MFKPETMRQINAWLLLLPGFALVVTFTHYPAVSTFIHSFFMDGRGGAPAQFVGLEQYRYLLDDEVFLKSLRNNIIFACCTIPCSMSLAMLMAFLVNARLKGQAFLRLCYFVPTVLPMIAVANIWLFFYTPDYGLLEQLRFFLGATTGINWLGSEQTALFCVISVAVWKDAGFFMIFYLAALQQIPPSLGEAAMLEGASRAYYYRRVVIPLLMPTTLFVLINATINAFRMVDHLFVLTQGGPNNATSLLLYYIYETSFKFWDTGYGATLTMVLLGFLGFAAFVQFGIIEKRVHYR, from the coding sequence ATGTTCAAACCGGAAACCATGCGGCAAATCAACGCATGGCTGCTTTTGCTCCCCGGCTTTGCCCTGGTGGTGACGTTTACGCACTATCCTGCGGTGAGCACGTTTATCCACAGCTTTTTTATGGATGGCCGGGGGGGAGCGCCTGCCCAGTTCGTAGGGCTTGAGCAGTACCGCTATCTGCTGGACGACGAGGTCTTTCTCAAATCGCTACGCAACAACATCATCTTTGCCTGCTGCACCATCCCCTGCTCCATGTCGCTGGCCATGCTCATGGCCTTTCTGGTCAATGCGCGGCTGAAGGGGCAGGCATTTTTGCGGCTGTGCTACTTTGTGCCCACGGTGCTGCCCATGATCGCCGTGGCCAACATCTGGCTGTTTTTTTACACGCCTGATTACGGCCTGCTTGAGCAGTTGCGCTTTTTTCTGGGCGCGACCACGGGCATTAACTGGCTTGGCAGCGAGCAGACCGCCCTGTTCTGCGTAATCAGCGTTGCAGTATGGAAGGACGCGGGATTTTTTATGATTTTTTACCTCGCGGCCTTGCAGCAAATCCCGCCCAGCCTTGGGGAGGCGGCCATGCTTGAAGGGGCTTCGCGCGCCTATTATTACCGCCGCGTGGTCATTCCCCTGCTCATGCCTACTACGCTTTTTGTGCTCATCAATGCTACCATCAACGCTTTCCGCATGGTGGATCACCTCTTTGTGCTCACGCAGGGCGGCCCCAACAACGCCACCTCGCTGCTGCTCTACTATATTTATGAAACCAGCTTCAAATTCTGGGATACGGGCTACGGCGCAACGCTGACCATGGTGCTGCTGGGCTTTCTTGGTTTTGCCGCCTTTGTGCAGTTTGGCATCATTGAAAAAAGGGTGCATTACAGATGA
- a CDS encoding aldehyde dehydrogenase family protein: MTEANIQPGADFSPDVDNIPDDCVLEPLHERRYLVGGRLLEWNGPVHTVHSPLYVNGEQRVIGSCPELTEAESLAAVKAVTKAWDNGRGAWPTMRVEDRIARVEEFARRMLAVRDQVVRLMVWEICKPLNDCRAEFDRTIDYIRATVDALKDLDRASSRFVIESGIYAQIRRAPLGPVLCMGPFNYPLNETFTTLIPALIMGNPVIVKTPRIGKLLYAPLLEAFADCFPAGVVNILFGDRRVAIPALESGRISVLAFIGSSRAADALRRHHPSPHRLRCVLGLDAKNAAIVLPCADMDLTVSEAVTGALSFNGQRCTALKIFYVHASRIEEFLAKFSEAIAALPMGLPWKPGVKITPLPVPGKIDDLRELVDEAVAKGARIANPHGGIFDRTLYYPTLVAGVTADMRLHTEEQFAPVVPVVSYNDVSEAAEAVIASPFGQQASIFGTDPDAVAALIDPMVNQVCRVNINSQCQRGPDTFPFTGRKDSAEGTLSVSDALRAFSIRTLVAAKGSAPNKELISDIVRNRKSNFLSTDFLF; the protein is encoded by the coding sequence ATGACCGAAGCCAATATCCAGCCCGGCGCTGATTTTTCGCCGGATGTGGACAATATACCCGATGATTGCGTTCTTGAACCGCTCCATGAGCGCCGCTACCTTGTTGGCGGGCGTTTGCTTGAGTGGAATGGCCCCGTGCACACCGTGCATTCGCCCCTGTATGTGAACGGCGAGCAGCGCGTCATCGGCTCCTGCCCGGAACTGACCGAGGCGGAATCTCTGGCGGCAGTGAAAGCCGTAACCAAGGCGTGGGACAATGGACGCGGCGCGTGGCCCACCATGCGCGTGGAAGACCGCATTGCCCGTGTGGAAGAATTTGCCCGCCGCATGCTGGCTGTGCGCGATCAGGTGGTGCGTCTGATGGTGTGGGAAATCTGCAAGCCGCTCAACGATTGCCGGGCGGAATTTGACCGCACCATCGACTACATCCGCGCCACTGTGGACGCCCTTAAAGACCTCGACCGCGCCTCCTCCCGCTTTGTGATCGAGAGCGGCATTTACGCCCAGATCCGCCGCGCGCCGCTTGGGCCGGTGCTGTGCATGGGGCCGTTCAACTATCCGCTCAACGAAACCTTCACCACGCTTATTCCGGCCCTGATCATGGGCAACCCGGTCATCGTCAAAACGCCGCGCATTGGCAAGCTGCTCTATGCGCCCCTGCTTGAAGCCTTTGCTGACTGCTTCCCCGCCGGGGTGGTTAACATCCTCTTTGGCGACAGGCGTGTGGCCATTCCCGCGCTGGAATCTGGCCGCATCAGCGTGCTGGCTTTTATCGGCTCAAGCCGCGCGGCTGATGCCCTGCGCCGTCACCATCCCTCGCCCCACCGACTGCGCTGCGTGCTGGGGCTGGACGCCAAAAACGCTGCCATCGTGCTGCCCTGCGCTGATATGGATTTGACCGTATCCGAGGCCGTAACCGGAGCGTTGAGCTTTAACGGCCAGCGCTGCACGGCCCTGAAGATATTTTATGTACACGCTTCGCGCATTGAGGAATTTCTGGCAAAATTCAGCGAGGCCATTGCCGCCCTGCCCATGGGCCTGCCCTGGAAGCCGGGGGTCAAAATCACCCCGCTGCCCGTGCCCGGCAAGATAGACGACCTGCGTGAACTGGTGGACGAAGCTGTTGCCAAGGGCGCGCGCATTGCCAACCCGCACGGCGGCATCTTTGATCGCACCCTGTATTACCCCACGCTGGTTGCGGGCGTTACCGCAGACATGCGCCTGCACACGGAAGAACAGTTTGCCCCTGTGGTGCCTGTGGTTTCGTACAACGACGTGTCGGAAGCCGCAGAGGCGGTAATAGCCTCGCCCTTCGGCCAGCAGGCCAGCATATTCGGCACTGACCCCGACGCCGTGGCCGCGCTCATTGACCCCATGGTCAATCAGGTGTGCCGCGTCAACATCAACAGCCAGTGCCAGCGCGGGCCAGATACCTTCCCCTTCACAGGCCGCAAGGACTCTGCGGAAGGCACACTCTCTGTCAGTGATGCGCTGCGCGCCTTCTCCATCCGCACACTGGTGGCAGCCAAGGGCTCCGCCCCCAACAAGGAACTGATTTCTGACATCGTGCGCAACAGAAAATCCAACTTCCTGTCTACGGATTTTCTATTCTAG
- a CDS encoding phosphodiesterase, which produces MFVAHISDPHVGAGRSLAFNVSDGALLLEKTVAHIAAMPQLPDCLVLSGDISVNGQSGGYATAAEALSALPMPVYVLPGNHDKRENLVAVLGQYCPADAAVAPYLCYTVEDFPLRLVFFDGTHPGSHSGHFDAPVATWLEKTLAAQPGRPTLVFTHHPPFITALGVMDEPYENAEGLGSLLEKFPNVRLCCGHLHRHMFTMWHGVAAVTAPPVCMHIVPDFCATGGDAFTDEAPAFLLHHFVDGRVNTHYCRVPGEFAECGPFSFSHPPKLG; this is translated from the coding sequence ATGTTTGTAGCACACATATCTGATCCGCATGTGGGAGCCGGGCGCAGCCTGGCATTCAACGTGTCTGACGGTGCGCTGCTGCTGGAAAAAACCGTGGCCCACATTGCGGCCATGCCGCAACTGCCCGATTGCCTTGTGCTGAGCGGGGATATTTCGGTGAACGGTCAGTCCGGCGGCTATGCCACTGCGGCAGAGGCTCTGTCGGCGCTGCCTATGCCCGTGTATGTGTTACCCGGCAACCATGATAAACGCGAAAACCTTGTAGCCGTGCTTGGGCAGTATTGCCCTGCGGATGCGGCGGTTGCCCCCTACCTGTGCTATACTGTTGAAGATTTTCCCTTGCGGCTCGTGTTTTTTGATGGCACCCATCCAGGCTCGCATTCCGGCCATTTTGACGCTCCCGTCGCGACGTGGCTGGAAAAGACACTGGCAGCCCAGCCCGGCAGGCCCACGCTGGTCTTTACCCATCATCCACCCTTTATCACAGCCCTTGGCGTGATGGACGAGCCATATGAAAATGCCGAGGGCCTTGGCAGCCTGCTGGAGAAATTCCCCAATGTGCGCCTCTGCTGCGGGCATCTGCACAGACATATGTTCACCATGTGGCACGGGGTGGCGGCCGTGACGGCTCCCCCGGTGTGCATGCACATAGTGCCGGATTTCTGTGCCACCGGTGGAGATGCCTTTACAGATGAGGCCCCGGCATTTTTGCTCCACCACTTTGTTGATGGCCGGGTGAACACCCACTACTGCCGTGTGCCGGGCGAGTTTGCCGAGTGCGGGCCGTTCAGCTTCTCCCACCCGCCGAAGCTGGGGTAG
- a CDS encoding ABC transporter ATP-binding protein → MSAIRLENVCKKWGATHAVQNVSFEINEGSLLVLLGPSGCGKSTTLRLIAGLESVSGGRIYIGDRDVTDLPPADRHLAMVFQSYALFPHLTVRENILFGLKVRKVPEADQMRRLDNAVDVLGLSGLLERKPSALSGGQQQRVALGRALVAEAAVCLMDEPLSNLDAKLRLEMRREIRDLQQRLGMTMVYVTHDQTEAMSMADTIILMQHGHIVQNDAPVAMYSQPATTFAASFIGTPPMNLLNVAMCKGQAVIKGNECCPVPGAVAAECTLGIRPENIQVTPDGPWEAEVLSMEYLGADSVLACSLGQQQVAVQMAGNPGFKPGHKLRLNFAADALHFFEAESGKRMGAA, encoded by the coding sequence TTGTCCGCAATACGTCTTGAAAACGTATGTAAAAAGTGGGGTGCAACCCACGCTGTGCAAAATGTATCCTTTGAAATCAACGAAGGTTCGCTGCTTGTGCTGCTCGGGCCTTCCGGCTGCGGCAAATCCACCACGCTACGGCTCATTGCCGGGCTTGAGAGCGTTTCCGGCGGACGCATCTACATTGGCGACCGCGACGTTACCGACCTGCCCCCGGCGGATCGCCATCTGGCCATGGTGTTCCAGTCCTACGCGCTTTTTCCTCACCTCACAGTACGGGAAAATATCCTCTTTGGCCTCAAGGTGCGCAAAGTGCCGGAGGCTGACCAGATGAGGCGGCTGGACAACGCCGTTGACGTGCTTGGCCTTTCCGGCCTGCTGGAAAGAAAGCCCTCCGCCCTTTCAGGTGGGCAGCAGCAGCGCGTGGCTCTTGGCCGTGCGCTTGTGGCCGAAGCGGCAGTGTGCCTCATGGACGAGCCGCTCTCCAACCTTGATGCCAAGCTCCGGCTCGAAATGCGGCGCGAAATCCGCGACCTGCAACAGCGCCTGGGTATGACAATGGTCTACGTTACCCACGACCAGACAGAAGCCATGAGCATGGCCGACACCATCATTCTGATGCAGCACGGGCATATCGTGCAGAACGACGCCCCTGTCGCCATGTATTCCCAGCCCGCCACCACCTTTGCGGCCAGCTTTATCGGCACGCCGCCCATGAACCTTCTGAATGTTGCCATGTGCAAGGGGCAGGCGGTCATCAAGGGCAATGAATGCTGCCCGGTGCCGGGCGCTGTTGCCGCCGAATGCACGCTGGGCATCCGCCCCGAGAATATTCAGGTAACGCCTGACGGCCCGTGGGAGGCCGAAGTGCTGAGCATGGAATATCTTGGTGCGGATTCCGTGCTGGCTTGCAGCCTGGGCCAGCAGCAGGTGGCTGTGCAAATGGCGGGCAACCCCGGCTTCAAACCCGGCCACAAGCTGCGCCTGAACTTTGCCGCCGATGCCCTGCACTTTTTTGAGGCGGAATCTGGCAAGCGCATGGGCGCGGCATAG